Part of the Oscillibacter hominis genome is shown below.
TTTCGTTGCGAAATGCTGGAGGGGATGGTATAATTTTTAAGTTAAAATTTGCAGGGCGGCAGCCCCGCTTTTTGGAGGCAATCGTATGAATCTTCAGGAATATCTCCACTCCATTCAGGATAAAACCGTAGCAGTGATTGGCATCGGCGTCAGCAACACTCCGCTTTTGGAGCTGCTGGCCAAGTCCGGCATTTCTGTGACCGCCTGCGATAAAAAAGATCGGGAGGCCTTGGGAGAAACGGCTGACCGCCTGGAATCCATGGGCGTCCAGCTTAAACTGGGCCCCAGATACCTCAGAGGCCTCCGCCAGGACATCATCTTCCGTACGCCCGGCCTGCGCCCCGATGTCCCGGAGCTGTTGGAGGCAAGGGAGCGGGGCAGCGTCATCACATCGGAGATGGAGGTCTTCTTTGAAGTCTGCCCCTGCCCCATCCTTGCCGTTTCCGGCAGCGACGGCAAAACCACCACCACCACGGTGATCTCCGAATTTTTGAAAAAAGAGGGGAAGCGGGTCTATGTGGGCGGGAACATCGGGCACCCGCTCCTGGCGGAAGCAGACCAGATGCGCCCGGACGACGTGGCGGTCCTGGAGCTCTCCTCCTTCCAGCTGATGACCATGAAGCGCAGCCCCCATGTGGCAGTGCTGACCAATCTGGCTCCCAACCACCTGGACGTACACAAGGATATGGCGGAGTATGTGGCGGCCAAGGAAAACCTCTTCCTCCACCAGTCCGACGACGATCTGGCCGTCTTCAACCGGGACAACAAGATCACCTACGAGCTCTCCAAGGAGGCAAGGGGGCGTGTGCGGCTCTTTTCACGCACCTGTGAGTTGGAGGAGGGCGTCTTCCTGCGAGATGACGCTATCATCTGCCGCTCCGGCGGAGTAGAGCGTGAAGTGCTGAAAACAGAGGATATTTTTCTGCCGGGCGTGCATAATATCGAAAACTATATGGCCGCCATCGCGGCGGTGGACGGCCTGGTCTCCGACGAAACCATCCGGGAGGTTGCAAGGACCTTCCAGGGTGTGGAGCACCGCATCGAGCTGGTGCGCACCCTCCGGGGTGTCCGCTACTACAACGATTCCATTGCCAGCAGCCCCTCCCGCACCATCGCGGGGCTCCGCTCCTTTCCGGAAAAGGTCATCCTGATTGCCGGAGGCTATGATAAACACATCCCCTTTGGGGTGTTGGGGCCTGAAATCGTGGAGCATGTCAAGCTGCTGATCCTCTGCGGCGCTACGGCCGATCAAATCCGCGCCGCCGTGGTGGGCGCCCCGAATTATCGGCAGGGCTGCCCGGAGATGGTGGAGGTCCACACCCTTCAGGAAGCAGTGGAGACTGCGTCCAATCGTGCGGTTTCCGGGGATGTGGTGACGCTTTCACCGGCCTGCGCGGCCTTTGACCAGTTCCCCAATTTCATGGTGCGGGGAACCGTGTTCAAATCCATTGTCAATGATTTGAAATAAGGAAAAGCTGTCTTTGCATAGGCTTTCATGATGAGGTGAGGCCAATGCGCGGATATTTTTTCTACCGATACCGGCTGAGCCGGAAGAAATCGGCGCTGCTGCTGTTTTTTCTTGTGTCGGCCCTGCTGGCCATCGCGCTGCTGACGGCCACGTTCCAACTCAGGCCCATCCTGAGCAGCATGGCCACGGCCCGCGTCTCCAACACGGTGACCAGGGTGGTTACGGAGGCAGTGAACCAGACCATCGACAGCGGGGAGATCGACTACAGCGATCTGGTGTCTTTTGAAAAGGACAACGAGGGAAAGGTGACGGCGGTCAAAAGCAATATGGCTGAATTCAACCGCCTCCAGTCCAAGATTTTGGACCGGGTGCTGGAAAAGCTCTCGGAGGTCTCCACCAAGGAGCTGTCCATCCCCTTGGGCAGCTTGACCGGTTCCGCGCTGCTCTCGGGCCGTGGGCCGCTGATTACGGTTAAAATGCAGTCTGTGGGGTCGTCGTCGGCATCGTTGGAGAACGTCTTTACCTCCGCGGGAATCAACCAGACGCGGCATCAGATTCAGCTCAATGTGGATGTGGTCGCCAGCATCCTGATGCCTGGTTTTTCCACTGCCACCAAGGTGAGCAACTCCTTTGTGGTGGCGGAGACCGTGATCGTGGGGTCGGTGCCGGAGTCCTACACCTATTTCAATTCAGACGCGCCCATTGACGAGGATGCCAGGGAATTTATTTTGAACGGGAATTGAGGAGAACACTCATGGACTATCGTGAGGAAATGAAAAAGCTGCGGGATACGCTGAACGAGCATGGATACCGCTACTATGTTTTGGACGATCCCATCATCCAGGATTATGAATACGACCAGCTGCTCCGGCGGCTGGAGGATTTGGAGAAGGACCACCCGGAGGAAATCACGCCGGACTCTCCCACCCAGCGGATCGGCGGCCGGACGCTGGAGGGCTTTGACACCGTGACCCATGAGGTGCCCCTGGAGAGTTTGCAGGATGTGTTCTCTCCGGAGGAGGTGGAAGAGTTCTGCCAGCGGATGGAGAATCAGTTGGGCAGCGATGTGGAATACACGGTAGAGCCCAAGGTCGACGGGCTTTCCGTGGCGCTGGAATACCGGGACGGGGCCTTTTTCCGGGGTGCCACCCGGGGCGACGGCCGGGTGGGGGAGGATGTCACGGAGAACCTGCGCACCATCATGTCAATTCCCATGACGCTGCCGGAAAAGCTCCCGAAGCTGATCGTCCGGGGCGAGGTCTACATGTCCCGCAGCGTATTTGAGGAGCTCAACGCCGTTCGGGAACAAAATGGGGAGCCGCTCATGGCAAACCCCAGAAATGCGGCCGCCGGCTCCCTGCGCCAGTTAGACCCCAAAACCGCGGCAAAGCGGCGGCTGGACATCCAGGTTTTCAACCTTCAGCTTGCTGAGGGGAAGGAATTCGCCTCCCACACCGAAACGCTGTCCTACCTGGAAAGCCAGCACTTTAAGGTGATCCCCTATCGGGCGGTATCCCAGGTGCCTGAATGCCAGCAGGAGATCGTGCGGCTGAACGAAGAGCGGCTCCAGTTCCCGTTTGAAATCGACGGCGCTGTGGTCAAGGTCAACAGCCTGAGGGCCAGGGAATCTCTTGGCAGTACGTCCAAAAACCCCAAGTGGGCCATTGCCTACAAATATCCGCCGGAGAAGAAACCCTCCAAAGTGGTGGATATTACAGTGCAGGTGGGCCGCACGGGTGTGCTGACGCCCAAGGCCACCTTGGAGCCGGTCCATCTGGCCGGAACCACCGTTACCAGCGCCTCGCTGCACAACCAGGATTATATTGCGGAAAAGGATATCCGGATCGGGGATACGGTCATCGTGCAAAAGGCCGGCGAGATCATCCCGGAGATCGTGGAGGTGGACTTTTTCAAGCGCCCCAAAGGGACGACGCCCTATCAGTTCCCGGAGGTATGCCCCGTCTGCGGCGCTCCGGTTTTCCGGGACACTGACGGCGCCGCCATCCGCTGCACCGGAGCGGAGTGCCCGGCCCAGCTTCTGCAGAACCTGACGCACTTTGCAAGCCGGGACGCCATGGACATCGACGGCCTGGGGCCCGCAGTCCTGCAGCAGATGATCGAGGCAAAGCTGGTCTCCAACGCCGCAGACCTCTACGACCTGAAGGCGCCAGAGATTGCCCAGCTGGAGCGGATGGGCGCCAAATCCGCCGACAACACGGTGGCTGCCATTGAAAAATCCAAGGGCAACGACCTCTCTCGGCTGCTTTACGCCTTAGGCATCCGCCAAGTTGGGGTGAAGGCCGCAAAGGTGCTTTCCTCCCACTTCAGAAGCTATGACGCCCTTGCCCAGTCCACGTTGGAGGAGCTGACGGAGATCGAGGATATCGGAGCCGTCACGGCCCAGTTCATCCTGGACTGGGTACAGAGCCCCCAGTCTAAGGATCTGATCGAACGTCTGAAACAGGCCGGCGTCAATATGGAAAGCGTCAACCAGATGGTGGATGACCGCTTTTCCGGCATGACGTTCGTCCTGACCGGGACGCTGAGCAAATTCACCCGGGACGAAGCCGCCGCGCTGATCGAAGAGCGGGGCGGGAAGTCCGCCGGATCGGTCTCCAAGAAGACCACCTATGTGGTGGCCGGTGAGTCGGCGGGTTCCAAGCTGAAAAAAGCCCAAGACCTGGGCGTTCCCGTACTGACGGAAGAGGAATTTGAAGAGCTGCTGCGCTGAACAAAAAGGGGTATCACTGTGAAGTGATACCCCTTTTCACACATTAATCAATCAAGTCGAAATGGACTGCGAGTCATCTTTTTCAATGCTTTTCAACTCCCTCATCCGCACTTGAAAACTTTTGAAGGCCTGATGAAGGACCGCCGCCCCTATGCGGCGCCGGATCAGCCGCGCCTGGGGAACAAGCTGCGGCGCACTGCGGCCGAACAGCGATTCATCCACTGCTGGAATCAGCTCCTCCAATGCTGCGGACAGCTCCGGGTCGGCTCCGCGCTGCAGCCGGAGAAGGAAGTCCCTTGGCGTTTCTCCGGGTTTCTTCCGCCAAGGGCCTGAGCGGCATCGCCGGACCAGGCAATAGTACACCCCAGCCGGCATGTCCCGCATCCGCCACAGGAGAAGCCGCAGGTGTATCCAGCGGCGCCAGGAAGTTAATAGCCGCTTCAGCCCTGCTAAAAGGGAGACACGCCGGCGCAGCGGAGCTGCGGGCATGGCCCGTGCCGCCTTTCCTCCAATCCGCAGCTTTCCCAACTGGCGCAGCAACCAGACAAGCAGGACCAGCCCCAGCGCGGCGCAGAGAACCGCCAAGACGATCAGCACTGCCGGATTCGCCTCCGCGCTCTCCTGCGCCGCCTCGGGAAGGGAGGCGGTTCCGGGCTCCAGCGGCAGTATGCCTTCCTCGCCCATTGGCATCAGGGAGCACAGGAAGAGCAGAATCTTCCATATCAGATTCCCTATGAGCTTAACGCCGGCAACGGCAGCGCTCCACAGTGCCACCAATCCCTGGCCCGCCGGAGCGGCTGCAAAGCTGACCAGCAGCCAAACCAGGGCAAAGATCACCAGAAACATGAGCGCTACCATTCCCCATCCCCGCGCTCCCATCTGGCTGCCGGTCCGGTGGGAGATGATGCCCAAAATGGCCGCGGCGCATCCGGCGGCAATGGGAATGCCCCAGAGGGGGGAGGCCCCGGTGAGCGAGAGGTAGCCGGTGAACAGCACCAACAATATCAGGCTGAGGTCCAGGCACAGGATCAGATGGGACAGCTTCGGCGGCTCCATGGCCAGCTGGGCGCCAAGTATCGTCAGCCAGAGGCAGATGATCCCCACAAAAAGCAGCGACACCCATCCGGTTTCGCTGCCTGAAAGCAGGACGGAGAGGAACAGGGCAGTTCCCATGCCTCCATTGAGGAGCGCATAGGAGCGCATGGTGTGCTCTTGGTGTAAAAAGGCTCGATCCAGTCCGTAGAGCCCCAGAGCATAGAGCATGAGAACTTGGGGGTAGTAGGGGCTCGGAGCCCGCTGCCCCAGCGTCATCAGGTAGTAAAGGGTGCAGAAGATGCAGGCGGCGGAAAACAGCGTGGCCAAAGCGGGGAGGGGATTCTTTTCACGCATGGTTCCGACCCTCCTTTAAGCCGCAAAGGCACACCGTCTCAAATTCTCCGTAAGGCTCCGGCTCACAGTAGGTGAGCAGAGACATACAGGTGTGGTCCAACCGCCGCAGCAGCGGCCGGCCGGTCAGCGAGGCGATGTCATAGGAGATGTAATAGAACCGGCCCACGCTTCCCGCGGCCTCATACAGCACATCCGTGTCAAAGTCGGGAGGCTGCGAAAGGATGTTTCCGGAGTCCGCGTCCCGCTTTGGCTCCATAGGCTGGTAAGCGGCCAGAGCACACAGCAGCTCCTCAATGCTGGAGGAGGCAGGAAAGAGATTGACCGGCTCGCAGCCCGCTCCGCGGCAGAGGCTGAGCCCGCAGGGGACCTGCCGCTCCGAAAGCAATACAAGCTCGGAGGCGAGAATGCTAAGGGCATCCTCCATCTCCTCCGGATGCGGAGCACTGCCGCTGAAGCTCTCCCCGTCAAACAGGAAGTGGACCGTTTGAGGCAGGATTTCCTCATAGACATTCACTGTCAGGGGAAGTCCCTGAGCCGCCAGGCGCCAGTTCATGTGCTTGAGGGAGTCGGTGGTCATGTAGTCCCGGGTGGAGCGTATGATGGTTGGATCCTCCATCACGCCCCGTGTGCCGCTCTCCGCATTCCAGAGATTGCGCAAAAAAAGGTCCGGCGCCACGTCGATAAGCCTGGGATATACCGCAAACCGCCTATCGTTTTCGATGGACCGCTCCACCTGGGCCAAGCCGAATCCATCGCCGGTGCGCAGCCGCCAGCCCTCCACGGAATAGACGCCCCGGCAGTTTGCGCTCCAGCGGCTCTGAAAACGGAGGGTTTCATACCAGAGGAGAAAGGAAAACCGCCGCTCACCCACCAGAGTGGTGGAAGCGCCGCTGCGTTCCAGCGCAGGAGCCTCCCAGTCATCGGGAGGCCGGCTGTCCTCCGGCGTCAGACAGAGGCTTTTCGCCAGGGGAAAGAAAATCTCCAGCCAGATCACAGGCAGGAATTTCTCATTCCGCACCTCCATCTCAAAAATAGCCGTCTCGCCCGGGAATAGGCCCCGGCTGGCGCCAGAGACAGAGACGGAGACCCTCCGCAATGAAAGAGCGGCCCACAGCCGGGAGATTCCGGAGAGGAGGAAGACGAACATCAGTGCGGCGGCCAGCTGCCTCTGTCCAAAAAATGCCGCCAACACGCAAAAAAGCAGTTCCAGCCCCAGAGCCGGCAGGGAGACCAGGTTGCTGGAGCGGCTAAAAATCGGTTTATCCCTCATGATCCAGTGTGTCCAGAGAGGGGGACGCCTCGGTTTGCGCCAAAACCTCCTCCAGGACCTTTGAGGAGGTTTTGCCGGAGAACCGGGCGCTGCTCTTTAAGATCAGGCGGTGTTCCAGCACGGGATGGGCCAAAAACTTTACGTCGTCCGGGGTCACATAGTCCCTCCCCTCCATGGCAGCCCAGGCCTTTGCGGCCCGATAGAGGCCGCGGGTGGCGCGGGGGCTTGCCCCCATCATCAGCTGGGGATGGCTGCGGGTCCTGTCCGCAAGCGCCACGATGTAATCCGCCACGGAATCGGAGAGGTAAATGCCGGCAATCTGCCGCTGGGCTTCCACCAGCTCCGCGTCATTTGTGACGGCGCGCACCGTATCAAAGGGAATCTCGTCTCCCAGGCTGCGGAGCATTTGCCGCTCTTCCTCCGGCTGGGGATACCCCATACTGATTCGGATCAGGAATCGGTCCATTTGTGCGGCAGGGAGGCGGAACGTACTCTCCGATTCAACAGGGTTCTGGGTGGCCAGCACCAGGAAGGGGGAGGGCAGGGAAAAGCGCTGCCCGTCAATGGAGATCTGCCGCTCTTCCATGGCCTCCAACAGGGCGGACTGTGTGCGGGGAATGGCCCTGTTGATCTCATCGGCCAAGAGCAGGTTGGTCATGATGGGGCCCTGCCGCATTTCAAAGTCACCGGTTTTCTGATTGAAAATCTGCATCCCGATGATGTCGCTGGGCAGCATGTCCGGCACAAACTGGATGCGCCCGGAACGGCAGCCCAAGGCAAGGGAGATGGACTTCACCAGCGTGGTCTTGCCCACGCCGGGAAGGTCGTCCAAAAGCACATGGCCGTTGGCCAGCACAGCCATGATAATCAGGCGGATGCGGTCGGATTTTCCCACAATGATCTTTTCCGTCTCAGCTTGTATGTCCTGGGATAGCTTGCAAATGTCCATTCTGGATTCTCCTTCAGGTAGAAAATAAATAGCAAATAAATATCGTTTTTTATTTTAGCCGCTTTTTTCTAAGAAGGCAAGCTGTCCCAGAAAACCGCCGTCAGAATTGTATGGAGAAAGGCAAAACAATAGAAAAAGGGGTACCACAATCAAGTGATACCCCTTTGCGGCTGCTCATTTACTTGTCAAATGACGGGTTCATATAGTAGACATTCTTCTCATCCAAGCGGTCTTTCAATAGCCGCAGGCCCTCGCCGAAGCGCTGGAAGTGGACGACTTCGCGCTCACGCAGGAACTTGATGACGTCCCGGACATCGGGGTCTTCGGTGAAGCGCAGAATGTTATCATAGGTGAGGCGGGCCTTCTGCTCAGCCGCCAGGTCTTCCGTCAAGTCGGCAATGGTGTCGCCGGAGACAGAAATCGTGTCAGCACTCCAGGGGGAGCCGGACGCAGCGACGGGATAGACGCCGGCGGTGTGGTCCACAAAGTACTGGTCAAAGCCAGCTTGTTTGATCTGATCGGCATTCAGGTTGCGGGTCAGCTGGTGCACAACCGTGCCCACCATTTCCAGGTGGCCCAGCTCTTCCGTGCCGATATCGGTCAGCAGCCCCTTCAGCTCAGGATAGGGCATGGAGTATCTCTGGCTCAGGTAACGCAGGGAGGCGCCAAGTTCCCCGTGGGGTCCACCGTACTGCGAAATGATCAATGCAGCCAACTTGGGGTTGGTGTTCTTGATCCGAACCGGGTACTGAAGTTTTTTCTCATATAGAAACATCAGTCATTTCCTCCTACTTCCCAAGGCCAGGGATTGTTCAGCCAGGCATACCCCTCTTCCGGGGTGAGGTCCGTCTGCAGAAGGGGGCCGTACATCTCCTGGTACTTCTTCCGGCCTTCATTCGCCAGCTTGATATAGGACCAATACAGATCCAAAACCTCTTGATCCTGGGGATGGGTGGTCAGATAAAGGCCCAGTTCGTCAATGGCGAAATCCAGGGCCATCAGCTCTGCCAGCGCAGTGTTTACCTTCAGGTTGCTGGTGACAGCGGCATGAAACGGCAGATCCAGTCCGGGGAACAAGGTTCCGGTGGCAAGGGCCTTATTCTGGTCATAGCGCTCCGGATTGTTGCACTGCATGGAGACAAAGGGATAGGCAAGTGAAGCACAGGGGCCGGGGAGCCCGCCCTGGCCCGTGCTGCAAGTGTTGGGATTGGGTTGCAAAGCATATTCCTCCTTTGAGCGCACAGCGGTGCGTTCAAACCAGTCTATGCGCAGGGCATGGACTGTGAAACAGGAGTTTCATTCCATTCCAAGATATGTTATACTATGAAAAAGCATATTGGACAGCTTTTCCCCCATAGGATGCTTGGGGGTGGATGAATTGGTATTGATTATTCGAAAAAAACACGGTGTGCTTGCTGGGCTGTTCTGTCTGTTTGTGGCTGTGTTGGCCGTTGTCTTGTGGCAGGGAAGGGGACAGAATGCAGCAGTCTTTGCCCCGGGTCTGAGCGGACCCGCTACGGTGGTCATCGATCCCGGGCATGGGGGCGAGGACGGCGGAGCTGTTGCATCGAATGGAACAACAGAGAGCGGCATCAATCTGGCAGTGGCGCTGCGCCTCGATGACGTGATGCGTTTTCTCGGCCATGAAACGGTGATGACCCGCAAAGAGGATATCTCCGTATACACGGAGGGCGCTAAGACTCTGCACGAAAAGAAGGTATCTGACCTGAAAAACCGGGTGGCCCAGATCAACGGGACAGCAGGAGCGGTGCTTATCAGCATTCATCAGAACAGCATGCCGTCGGCCCCCTCTGTCCACGGTGCCCAAGCCTTTTACAACCGGGCGGAGGGCAGCACCGAGCTGGCCGGTGCCGTACAGGAGAGTTTAAACCAGTCCATCAATGCAGAGCAGGGGAAAACGGCCAAAAAAATACCGGATTCCATTTACCTGATGAAGCATGTGACCTGCCCGTCGGTGATTGTGGAGTGCGGTTTTTTGTCTAACACGTCCGAAACGGAGCGCCTTCAGACCGATGCCTACCAGACGGCGCTGGCCGTATCCATCGCGGCGGGATACCAAAGATATTTAGCAAATGAGGGAACGGAATGAAATCCAAGATACGGTTTTACTGTACAGAGTGCGGAAATGAATACCCCAAATGGGCGGGGAAGTGCCCGGCATGCGGCGCGTGGAACAGCATTGTGGAGCAGCCGGAGACCCGCAGGGGAAAGACCGCCTCATCGTCATCCATCGGCGGAGTGCGAAAGGCCCGGCCGGTGACAGACCTTCAAACGGCCGAGGAGATCCGCTTTCAAACCGGCATAGGAGAGCTGGACCGGGTGCTGGGAGGTGGAGCCGTGCGGGGCTCCCTGGTGCTGGTGGGCGGCGCGCCGGGAATCGGGAAATCCACATTGATGCTCCAGATTTGCAGCAGCCTGTGCGAGTTTTCCAAGGTATTATATGTATCGGGCGAGGAATCGGAGCATCAGCTGAAGCTCCGGGCCCACCGCCTCCAGGTGGAGAGCGACCAGTTGTATGTGATCTCCGAGACCAATCTTGGGGATGTGCTGGAATCCGTCCGGGAGGAAAAGCCGGATGTCCTCATCGTCGATTCCATCCAGACGCTCTATGATGAGGGTCTGGAGTCTCCGGCGGGCAGCGTGGCCCAGGTGAAAAATGCCACCATGTCTTTGATGCAGCTGGCCAAAGGGGAAAATTTGACGGTTTTTGTCATCGGCCACGTCAACAAGGAGGGGGCAATCGCCGGTCCAAAGGTCTTGGAGCACATGGTGGACTGCGTGCTCTACTTTGAAGGAGACCAGCGGATGAGCTACCGCATTTTGCGGGCAGCCAAAAACCGGTTTGGCGCCACCAATGAAATTGGGGTTTTTGAAATGCGCAACGAGGGCTTGATTGAGGTGGAAAATCCATCGGAAATGCTGCTTTCCGGGCGGCCGGAGGATGCGCCTGGAACCTGTGTCACCTGTGTCATGGAGGGCGCCCGGCCTGTGATGGCCGAAATCCAGGCTTTGGTGGTCCCCAGCAGCTTTTCCACGCCCCGGCGCACCAGCAATGGGTTTGATTACAACCGGGCAGCCATGCTGATGGCTGTGCTGGAAAAGCGGGCAGGCCTGAAAGTATCCTCCTGCGACGCATATCTGAACATCATCGGAGGGCTCTATCTGGACGAGCCCTCCGCCGATCTGGCCGCAGTGATTGCCCTGGCCTCCAGTTATCTGGATCAGGCCATCAGCAATGACCTGGTGGCCATCGGGGAAGTAGGGCTCACCGGGGAACTGCGCAGCGTAAACCACCTGGAGCAGAGGCTATCCGAGGTACAGCGGCTGGGGTTCAATCGATGCCTGATTCCGGCAAAGCGGAGGGAGGATTTACGGATTCCATCCGGTCTTCAGCTGATTTCTGCCCATAACATTGGTGAGGCGCTGCGTGCGGTGCTGCACCGTTGATCCTTGGGATATAGTGGACGCACGTGCCGCTGTGGGACGGCAGCCCTGCGGCGGACACACAGTCCAGCGTGCAGACGCCATCGCATTGATACATGCACTGGCTTGTACAAGGGATCAGACTCATGGAAGCATCAACCCTTTCCAAATTTGATGTTAGTATCTCACGTGGATTGGAAATTATCATTTCAGGCAAAAGAGGACAAGCGGGAGGAGGAAAAGAAAGGCACAGGAGGAATTGAACAAAATAAAAATTTTGTTCAAAATAGGGTAGAGCCAAAGCCAGTCGACCGATCTACGGATGGTGATTCATACGGCGTACAGCGCTGGCTCTATCGTACAGGATTGCCTTTCTATAAAATTATGATTGACTATCAGTCGCAAGCGCCGCAGATCCTGCGGGATTTTCTCTCATACCACGAAACCATCAAAGCCCATTCCCAGAAAACCGTGGACGAATATTTCCTGGACCTGCGAAACTTTTTCCGCTACTTGAAAAAAAGCCGCAGCCCTGTAGAATTCAGCGGCAAGGATTTGGACGAGATTCCCATTGATGATGTGGATTTGCCCTTTGTCAAAGCAGTC
Proteins encoded:
- the murD gene encoding UDP-N-acetylmuramoyl-L-alanine--D-glutamate ligase, encoding MNLQEYLHSIQDKTVAVIGIGVSNTPLLELLAKSGISVTACDKKDREALGETADRLESMGVQLKLGPRYLRGLRQDIIFRTPGLRPDVPELLEARERGSVITSEMEVFFEVCPCPILAVSGSDGKTTTTTVISEFLKKEGKRVYVGGNIGHPLLAEADQMRPDDVAVLELSSFQLMTMKRSPHVAVLTNLAPNHLDVHKDMAEYVAAKENLFLHQSDDDLAVFNRDNKITYELSKEARGRVRLFSRTCELEEGVFLRDDAIICRSGGVEREVLKTEDIFLPGVHNIENYMAAIAAVDGLVSDETIREVARTFQGVEHRIELVRTLRGVRYYNDSIASSPSRTIAGLRSFPEKVILIAGGYDKHIPFGVLGPEIVEHVKLLILCGATADQIRAAVVGAPNYRQGCPEMVEVHTLQEAVETASNRAVSGDVVTLSPACAAFDQFPNFMVRGTVFKSIVNDLK
- the yunB gene encoding sporulation protein YunB, translating into MRGYFFYRYRLSRKKSALLLFFLVSALLAIALLTATFQLRPILSSMATARVSNTVTRVVTEAVNQTIDSGEIDYSDLVSFEKDNEGKVTAVKSNMAEFNRLQSKILDRVLEKLSEVSTKELSIPLGSLTGSALLSGRGPLITVKMQSVGSSSASLENVFTSAGINQTRHQIQLNVDVVASILMPGFSTATKVSNSFVVAETVIVGSVPESYTYFNSDAPIDEDAREFILNGN
- the ligA gene encoding NAD-dependent DNA ligase LigA, which produces MDYREEMKKLRDTLNEHGYRYYVLDDPIIQDYEYDQLLRRLEDLEKDHPEEITPDSPTQRIGGRTLEGFDTVTHEVPLESLQDVFSPEEVEEFCQRMENQLGSDVEYTVEPKVDGLSVALEYRDGAFFRGATRGDGRVGEDVTENLRTIMSIPMTLPEKLPKLIVRGEVYMSRSVFEELNAVREQNGEPLMANPRNAAAGSLRQLDPKTAAKRRLDIQVFNLQLAEGKEFASHTETLSYLESQHFKVIPYRAVSQVPECQQEIVRLNEERLQFPFEIDGAVVKVNSLRARESLGSTSKNPKWAIAYKYPPEKKPSKVVDITVQVGRTGVLTPKATLEPVHLAGTTVTSASLHNQDYIAEKDIRIGDTVIVQKAGEIIPEIVEVDFFKRPKGTTPYQFPEVCPVCGAPVFRDTDGAAIRCTGAECPAQLLQNLTHFASRDAMDIDGLGPAVLQQMIEAKLVSNAADLYDLKAPEIAQLERMGAKSADNTVAAIEKSKGNDLSRLLYALGIRQVGVKAAKVLSSHFRSYDALAQSTLEELTEIEDIGAVTAQFILDWVQSPQSKDLIERLKQAGVNMESVNQMVDDRFSGMTFVLTGTLSKFTRDEAAALIEERGGKSAGSVSKKTTYVVAGESAGSKLKKAQDLGVPVLTEEEFEELLR
- a CDS encoding DUF4129 domain-containing protein, whose product is MREKNPLPALATLFSAACIFCTLYYLMTLGQRAPSPYYPQVLMLYALGLYGLDRAFLHQEHTMRSYALLNGGMGTALFLSVLLSGSETGWVSLLFVGIICLWLTILGAQLAMEPPKLSHLILCLDLSLILLVLFTGYLSLTGASPLWGIPIAAGCAAAILGIISHRTGSQMGARGWGMVALMFLVIFALVWLLVSFAAAPAGQGLVALWSAAVAGVKLIGNLIWKILLFLCSLMPMGEEGILPLEPGTASLPEAAQESAEANPAVLIVLAVLCAALGLVLLVWLLRQLGKLRIGGKAARAMPAAPLRRRVSLLAGLKRLLTSWRRWIHLRLLLWRMRDMPAGVYYCLVRRCRSGPWRKKPGETPRDFLLRLQRGADPELSAALEELIPAVDESLFGRSAPQLVPQARLIRRRIGAAVLHQAFKSFQVRMRELKSIEKDDSQSIST
- a CDS encoding DUF58 domain-containing protein: MRDKPIFSRSSNLVSLPALGLELLFCVLAAFFGQRQLAAALMFVFLLSGISRLWAALSLRRVSVSVSGASRGLFPGETAIFEMEVRNEKFLPVIWLEIFFPLAKSLCLTPEDSRPPDDWEAPALERSGASTTLVGERRFSFLLWYETLRFQSRWSANCRGVYSVEGWRLRTGDGFGLAQVERSIENDRRFAVYPRLIDVAPDLFLRNLWNAESGTRGVMEDPTIIRSTRDYMTTDSLKHMNWRLAAQGLPLTVNVYEEILPQTVHFLFDGESFSGSAPHPEEMEDALSILASELVLLSERQVPCGLSLCRGAGCEPVNLFPASSSIEELLCALAAYQPMEPKRDADSGNILSQPPDFDTDVLYEAAGSVGRFYYISYDIASLTGRPLLRRLDHTCMSLLTYCEPEPYGEFETVCLCGLKEGRNHA
- a CDS encoding AAA family ATPase, with the translated sequence MDICKLSQDIQAETEKIIVGKSDRIRLIIMAVLANGHVLLDDLPGVGKTTLVKSISLALGCRSGRIQFVPDMLPSDIIGMQIFNQKTGDFEMRQGPIMTNLLLADEINRAIPRTQSALLEAMEERQISIDGQRFSLPSPFLVLATQNPVESESTFRLPAAQMDRFLIRISMGYPQPEEERQMLRSLGDEIPFDTVRAVTNDAELVEAQRQIAGIYLSDSVADYIVALADRTRSHPQLMMGASPRATRGLYRAAKAWAAMEGRDYVTPDDVKFLAHPVLEHRLILKSSARFSGKTSSKVLEEVLAQTEASPSLDTLDHEG
- a CDS encoding manganese catalase family protein, with amino-acid sequence MFLYEKKLQYPVRIKNTNPKLAALIISQYGGPHGELGASLRYLSQRYSMPYPELKGLLTDIGTEELGHLEMVGTVVHQLTRNLNADQIKQAGFDQYFVDHTAGVYPVAASGSPWSADTISVSGDTIADLTEDLAAEQKARLTYDNILRFTEDPDVRDVIKFLREREVVHFQRFGEGLRLLKDRLDEKNVYYMNPSFDK
- a CDS encoding spore coat protein CotJB, with translation MQPNPNTCSTGQGGLPGPCASLAYPFVSMQCNNPERYDQNKALATGTLFPGLDLPFHAAVTSNLKVNTALAELMALDFAIDELGLYLTTHPQDQEVLDLYWSYIKLANEGRKKYQEMYGPLLQTDLTPEEGYAWLNNPWPWEVGGND
- a CDS encoding N-acetylmuramoyl-L-alanine amidase, producing MDELVLIIRKKHGVLAGLFCLFVAVLAVVLWQGRGQNAAVFAPGLSGPATVVIDPGHGGEDGGAVASNGTTESGINLAVALRLDDVMRFLGHETVMTRKEDISVYTEGAKTLHEKKVSDLKNRVAQINGTAGAVLISIHQNSMPSAPSVHGAQAFYNRAEGSTELAGAVQESLNQSINAEQGKTAKKIPDSIYLMKHVTCPSVIVECGFLSNTSETERLQTDAYQTALAVSIAAGYQRYLANEGTE
- the radA gene encoding DNA repair protein RadA codes for the protein MKSKIRFYCTECGNEYPKWAGKCPACGAWNSIVEQPETRRGKTASSSSIGGVRKARPVTDLQTAEEIRFQTGIGELDRVLGGGAVRGSLVLVGGAPGIGKSTLMLQICSSLCEFSKVLYVSGEESEHQLKLRAHRLQVESDQLYVISETNLGDVLESVREEKPDVLIVDSIQTLYDEGLESPAGSVAQVKNATMSLMQLAKGENLTVFVIGHVNKEGAIAGPKVLEHMVDCVLYFEGDQRMSYRILRAAKNRFGATNEIGVFEMRNEGLIEVENPSEMLLSGRPEDAPGTCVTCVMEGARPVMAEIQALVVPSSFSTPRRTSNGFDYNRAAMLMAVLEKRAGLKVSSCDAYLNIIGGLYLDEPSADLAAVIALASSYLDQAISNDLVAIGEVGLTGELRSVNHLEQRLSEVQRLGFNRCLIPAKRREDLRIPSGLQLISAHNIGEALRAVLHR